In Oceanithermus desulfurans, a single window of DNA contains:
- a CDS encoding HU family DNA-binding protein → MANKKKTVTKSDLVNHVAEITGLKKKDAKACIDTFLDEIATFLDRDYKVQLTGFGTFEVRKRKARTGVKPGTTEKIKIPASKYPAFKPGKALKEKVRV, encoded by the coding sequence ATGGCAAACAAGAAGAAGACGGTTACGAAATCGGATCTGGTCAACCACGTCGCCGAGATCACCGGGCTGAAGAAGAAGGACGCGAAGGCCTGCATCGATACCTTCCTCGACGAGATCGCCACCTTCCTCGACCGCGACTACAAGGTGCAGCTCACCGGCTTCGGGACCTTCGAGGTGCGCAAGCGCAAGGCCCGCACCGGCGTGAAGCCCGGCACCACCGAAAAGATCAAGATCCCCGCCTCCAAGTACCCGGCCTTCAAACCCGGCAAGGCGCTGAAGGAAAAAGTCCGCGTATAA
- a CDS encoding lysophospholipid acyltransferase family protein has translation MARSRPNLVYRTVKRIVRGLLRLLYRIEVEGADRVPPEGPVVIAANHHSFIDPLVIGVVLPRPIAFIARGDLFRIPGLGWLLRKLYAIPVERGSGDLAAVKAAIRALRAGMAFGIFPEGRRSRSGHLEPFKTGAAAIALRTGARVLPVAIVGTREVWPPGSRPRLGGRIRVVIGDPIDLGGAAERLDKAHLEEATRRIEAAVARLLPEDYLPEGYLKKTTLQQETPENADQA, from the coding sequence GTGGCCCGGTCGCGTCCGAACCTCGTCTACCGCACGGTCAAACGCATCGTGCGCGGCTTGCTGCGCCTCCTCTACCGAATCGAGGTGGAGGGGGCGGACCGCGTCCCCCCCGAGGGGCCCGTCGTCATCGCCGCCAACCACCACTCCTTCATCGACCCGCTGGTGATCGGGGTGGTGCTGCCCCGGCCCATCGCCTTCATCGCCCGCGGCGACCTCTTCCGCATCCCCGGCCTGGGCTGGCTGCTGCGCAAGCTCTACGCCATCCCGGTGGAGCGCGGCTCCGGCGACCTGGCCGCCGTCAAGGCCGCCATCCGGGCGCTGCGCGCCGGCATGGCCTTCGGAATCTTTCCCGAAGGTCGCCGCAGCCGCAGCGGCCACCTGGAACCCTTCAAGACGGGCGCCGCGGCGATCGCGCTGCGCACCGGAGCCCGCGTCCTGCCGGTGGCCATCGTCGGCACCCGCGAGGTCTGGCCTCCGGGGAGCCGGCCGCGCCTGGGAGGCAGAATACGCGTCGTCATCGGCGATCCCATCGATCTGGGCGGAGCCGCGGAGCGGCTCGACAAGGCCCATTTGGAAGAAGCAACGCGCCGGATCGAGGCCGCCGTGGCCCGGTTGCTGCCTGAGGATTACTTACCGGAAGGATACTTGAAAAAAACAACCTTACAGCAAGAAACGCCAGAAAACGCGGACCAGGCTTGA
- a CDS encoding endonuclease V — protein sequence MKPPPFPRPLDLAAAGALQRELAARVELAGSWAGVRRLAALDASIRRGGALVAAAVLWDVVAARALAVGIARVPADEVFPYVPGYLSFREAPVYLAALEALGADPDALLVDGQGIAHPRGLGIAAHLGVHTGLSSLGVAKSRLFGEAVGALAEAAGSAVPLCAEDAPVGTPCARGRQVGWVVRTRARVKPVYVSPGHRIGMNEALEAVLALPRTTKLPEPLRQAHLWAGRARRLGLVGRQDIG from the coding sequence GTGAAGCCGCCGCCCTTTCCCCGCCCTTTGGACCTGGCGGCGGCGGGGGCGCTGCAGCGGGAGCTGGCCGCCCGCGTCGAACTGGCCGGCAGCTGGGCGGGGGTGCGGCGGCTGGCCGCGCTCGACGCCTCGATCCGCCGGGGCGGCGCCCTCGTGGCCGCGGCGGTGCTGTGGGACGTGGTGGCCGCGCGGGCGCTGGCCGTCGGGATCGCCCGCGTGCCGGCGGACGAGGTCTTCCCCTACGTGCCCGGCTACCTCTCCTTCCGCGAGGCTCCGGTCTACCTCGCCGCGCTCGAGGCCCTGGGGGCCGATCCCGACGCGCTGCTGGTGGACGGCCAGGGCATCGCCCACCCCCGTGGTCTGGGCATCGCCGCCCACCTGGGGGTGCACACCGGGCTCTCCAGTCTGGGCGTCGCCAAGAGCCGCCTCTTCGGCGAGGCCGTGGGCGCGCTCGCCGAGGCCGCCGGCTCCGCCGTGCCCCTCTGCGCCGAGGACGCCCCGGTCGGCACCCCCTGCGCCAGGGGGCGGCAGGTGGGCTGGGTGGTGCGCACACGGGCGCGGGTGAAGCCCGTCTACGTCTCTCCGGGGCACCGCATCGGGATGAACGAGGCACTCGAGGCGGTGCTCGCCCTGCCGCGGACGACGAAGCTGCCCGAGCCGCTGCGCCAGGCCCACCTCTGGGCGGGGCGGGCGCGGCGGCTGGGCTTGGTAGGCCGCCAGGATATCGGGTAA
- a CDS encoding SIS domain-containing protein codes for MRNLDAHEDYKVDEQQLHRDLTRLPGDFPRPEEAYPAPYGVVGFGEAWWPAELAHLWIPRLMTEGGTQFVLQGGLDLGAAGGAVAAAEASGARVVRVGFGEAVDVPVAPHPLSPYRYLRFLQEATGEAEAGARVDRALEALAAGLGPEVPTEDNPAKFFAWNLIERIPVWVVSERYRGLAAALQQTFARIGGSLSIAPPPGSLEFFITALEARHEQGDPLAAVVVGEDERTRLAVEILETRVDTVLELPEPPAEGLIPEMMAAWYFVAWASYYLAILYGQNPADAEVLARLREEA; via the coding sequence ATGCGCAACCTCGACGCCCACGAGGACTACAAGGTCGACGAACAACAGCTGCACCGCGACCTGACCCGGCTCCCCGGCGACTTCCCCCGCCCCGAGGAGGCCTACCCCGCCCCCTACGGGGTGGTGGGCTTCGGCGAGGCCTGGTGGCCCGCGGAGCTGGCCCATCTCTGGATCCCCCGGCTGATGACCGAGGGCGGCACCCAGTTCGTCCTGCAGGGCGGGCTCGACCTGGGGGCCGCCGGCGGCGCGGTGGCCGCCGCCGAGGCCAGCGGCGCGCGGGTGGTGCGCGTGGGCTTCGGCGAGGCGGTGGACGTGCCGGTGGCGCCCCACCCGCTCAGCCCCTACCGCTACCTGCGCTTCCTGCAGGAGGCCACGGGCGAGGCCGAGGCGGGAGCCCGGGTGGACCGCGCCCTCGAGGCCCTGGCCGCGGGGCTTGGGCCCGAGGTGCCCACCGAGGACAACCCCGCCAAGTTCTTTGCCTGGAACCTGATCGAGCGCATCCCCGTCTGGGTGGTGTCGGAGCGCTACCGCGGCCTGGCGGCCGCGCTGCAGCAGACCTTCGCCCGCATCGGCGGCAGCCTCTCCATTGCGCCGCCGCCCGGCAGCCTCGAGTTCTTCATCACCGCGCTGGAGGCGCGGCACGAGCAAGGCGACCCGCTGGCGGCGGTGGTGGTGGGCGAGGACGAGCGCACCCGCCTGGCCGTCGAAATTCTGGAAACGCGGGTGGACACCGTGCTCGAGCTCCCCGAACCGCCGGCCGAGGGGCTGATCCCCGAGATGATGGCCGCCTGGTACTTCGTCGCCTGGGCCTCGTACTACCTGGCCATCCTCTACGGCCAGAACCCCGCCGACGCCGAGGTGCTGGCGCGGTTGCGCGAAGAAGCGTGA
- a CDS encoding DUF3153 domain-containing protein encodes MRATRRTAFALILVGFVLGLSGCLETEAKLTWHPDGSIDLKVRLEGDALSGQAQQIADRLRLSGFRDVSFSATRLSAVQPLKLAGWDRFSGWLPGRFAYADRSGLVLSRTSWVVFEDYALVGTLDVGRITELPSFVRALGLPFVFKVEAPWPALSSNASRVEGRTYVWRARLGQPFPVRIVYRRWYPERALALVLALGAVSLVLWRRSRRRRRV; translated from the coding sequence ATGCGTGCGACCCGTAGGACCGCTTTCGCTCTGATCCTGGTCGGGTTTGTACTGGGTTTGTCCGGCTGCCTCGAGACCGAGGCCAAGCTGACCTGGCATCCCGACGGATCGATCGACCTCAAGGTGCGGCTCGAGGGCGACGCGCTCTCGGGGCAGGCGCAGCAGATCGCGGACCGGCTGCGCCTGAGCGGGTTCCGTGACGTGAGCTTCTCGGCCACGCGCCTCAGCGCGGTGCAGCCGCTCAAGCTGGCGGGCTGGGACCGCTTCAGCGGCTGGTTGCCGGGGCGCTTCGCTTACGCCGACCGCAGCGGCCTGGTCCTCTCGCGCACGAGCTGGGTCGTCTTCGAGGACTACGCCCTCGTCGGGACCCTCGACGTGGGCCGGATCACCGAGCTGCCGTCGTTCGTGCGCGCGCTGGGGCTCCCCTTCGTCTTCAAGGTCGAGGCCCCCTGGCCCGCCCTGAGCAGCAACGCCAGCCGGGTGGAGGGGCGCACCTACGTCTGGCGGGCGCGGCTGGGCCAGCCCTTTCCGGTGCGTATCGTCTACCGCCGCTGGTACCCGGAGCGGGCCCTGGCCCTCGTCCTGGCCCTGGGGGCGGTCAGCCTAGTTCTTTGGCGTAGGTCACGACGGCGTCGGCGAGTTTGA
- a CDS encoding GNAT family N-acetyltransferase, protein MVRPVRPEDLGGLLALLRWMDADPARRVLAPEARSEDELWWAADEGWVLELGERLAGYAALYPFRQGGALEGPLVREADPAPLLEHADREAAARGWHTLYAFPHEANRSLRAALQTWGYAPVHTSYFFTTPPRDLAYPPPAGVRLERVENLDPEVYCELYRSSEDTWSLRLGWSALELIEHFQRPDVHLWYAFEGERPVGLVELETTPDAAEIAYLGVVPEARGRGVGRALLAAAADYAFGGGARELKVRAHDHEKAAIALYERLGFKLADAVVTYAKELG, encoded by the coding sequence ATGGTACGGCCGGTGCGCCCCGAAGACCTTGGCGGTCTGCTCGCGCTGCTGCGCTGGATGGACGCCGACCCCGCCCGCCGGGTGCTCGCGCCCGAAGCCCGCAGCGAGGACGAGCTCTGGTGGGCCGCCGACGAGGGGTGGGTCCTGGAGCTGGGCGAGCGCCTCGCCGGCTACGCCGCCCTCTACCCCTTCCGCCAGGGCGGCGCCCTCGAGGGGCCGCTGGTGCGCGAGGCCGACCCCGCGCCCCTCCTCGAACACGCCGACCGCGAGGCGGCGGCCCGCGGCTGGCACACCCTCTACGCCTTCCCGCACGAGGCCAACCGCAGCCTGCGCGCGGCGCTGCAGACGTGGGGCTACGCGCCCGTGCACACCTCCTACTTCTTCACCACGCCCCCGCGCGACCTCGCCTACCCCCCGCCCGCAGGGGTGCGCCTCGAGCGGGTGGAGAACCTGGACCCCGAGGTCTACTGCGAGCTCTACCGCAGCAGCGAGGACACCTGGAGCCTGCGCCTGGGCTGGTCGGCGCTCGAGCTGATCGAGCACTTCCAGCGCCCCGACGTGCACCTGTGGTACGCCTTCGAAGGGGAGCGGCCGGTGGGGCTGGTGGAGCTGGAAACCACCCCCGACGCCGCCGAGATCGCCTACCTGGGCGTCGTCCCCGAGGCCAGGGGCCGCGGCGTGGGCCGGGCGCTGCTGGCCGCGGCGGCGGACTACGCCTTCGGCGGCGGCGCCCGCGAGCTCAAGGTGCGCGCCCACGACCACGAAAAGGCGGCCATCGCCCTCTACGAACGCCTGGGGTTCAAACTCGCCGACGCCGTCGTGACCTACGCCAAAGAACTAGGCTGA
- a CDS encoding histidine phosphatase family protein yields the protein MGMLARFLDGAPPPTRLWLTRAGPVENPRGVLYSHPGRPLTPAGRDALAGLAARLEAAVTHVYAPDSLAETEAARLLAERLGAPYTLEPGLRERAWGDWEGLDFATVRRRWPADVERWKHDEAGFAPPGGESLVDVERRTRPLLERLLERHPGGDVVLVGNCTVNRVALRLALPFLPLAEGLRLEQDYAAWTELRFYGADGVLARLNG from the coding sequence ATGGGTATGCTCGCGCGCTTCCTGGACGGCGCCCCGCCGCCGACGCGGCTCTGGCTCACGCGCGCGGGACCGGTGGAAAACCCGCGCGGCGTGCTCTACAGCCACCCCGGCCGGCCGCTGACGCCCGCCGGCCGGGACGCGCTCGCGGGCCTGGCCGCCCGGCTGGAGGCGGCGGTAACCCACGTCTACGCCCCCGACAGCCTCGCCGAAACCGAGGCGGCGCGGCTCCTCGCCGAGCGGCTGGGCGCACCCTACACCCTCGAGCCGGGGCTGCGGGAACGCGCCTGGGGCGACTGGGAGGGGCTGGACTTCGCGACGGTGCGCCGGCGCTGGCCCGCCGACGTGGAGCGCTGGAAGCACGACGAGGCAGGTTTCGCGCCCCCGGGGGGCGAAAGCCTGGTCGACGTGGAGCGGCGGACCCGCCCGCTGCTGGAACGGCTCCTCGAGCGGCACCCGGGCGGGGACGTGGTCCTGGTGGGCAACTGCACGGTGAACCGGGTGGCGCTGCGCCTCGCCCTCCCCTTCCTGCCGCTCGCGGAAGGGCTGCGGCTGGAGCAGGACTACGCCGCCTGGACCGAGCTGCGCTTCTACGGCGCGGACGGCGTGCTGGCGCGTCTGAACGGCTGA
- a CDS encoding diacylglycerol/lipid kinase family protein: MDPAVIIVNPAAGRGRVGGQLARIQAWVRSWAPEVPVWVTEGPGHASELTRRAPPDARVVAVGGDGTAHEVVRALGPGQVLGLVPVGSGNDIARMAGLRRVGLERALATALWGGIVRYDRGIVDGEPFASSATAGLDAAVARRAFAAPRYLRGLPRYLWALVAELRGLALPETRIEVDREEVYAGPMLLAAVMNSATYGGGFPIAPMARPDDGRLELVWAGAFTRLGVLGILPRLLAGRHLGHPRIGHRSGVQFRLSFDRPVPIQADGEVLPERAEIEVVIEPAALPIAADPGAREGTPALEEARPVTAMPEPTV; encoded by the coding sequence ATGGACCCCGCGGTCATCATCGTGAACCCGGCGGCCGGCCGCGGCCGGGTCGGGGGGCAGCTCGCGCGCATCCAGGCCTGGGTGCGCAGCTGGGCGCCCGAGGTGCCCGTCTGGGTCACCGAAGGCCCCGGCCACGCCAGCGAGCTGACCCGGCGGGCCCCGCCGGACGCGCGGGTGGTGGCCGTGGGCGGCGACGGTACCGCCCACGAGGTGGTGCGGGCGCTCGGTCCCGGCCAGGTGCTGGGGCTGGTGCCGGTGGGCTCGGGCAACGACATCGCGCGCATGGCGGGGCTGCGCCGCGTCGGGCTCGAGCGCGCGCTCGCCACCGCGCTCTGGGGCGGGATCGTGCGCTACGACCGCGGGATCGTCGATGGGGAGCCCTTCGCCTCCAGCGCCACCGCCGGCCTTGACGCCGCCGTGGCGCGGCGCGCCTTCGCCGCGCCCCGTTACCTGCGCGGCCTGCCGCGTTACCTGTGGGCGCTGGTCGCGGAGCTGCGGGGACTGGCGCTGCCCGAAACGCGCATCGAGGTTGACCGCGAGGAGGTTTACGCCGGGCCCATGCTGCTCGCCGCGGTGATGAACAGCGCGACCTACGGCGGGGGCTTTCCCATCGCGCCGATGGCGCGGCCCGACGACGGGCGGCTCGAGCTCGTCTGGGCGGGAGCCTTCACCCGCCTCGGGGTCCTGGGCATCCTGCCGCGGCTGCTCGCCGGCCGCCACCTCGGCCACCCCCGGATCGGCCACCGCTCCGGGGTGCAATTTCGCCTGAGCTTCGACCGGCCGGTGCCGATTCAGGCGGACGGCGAGGTCCTCCCGGAACGGGCCGAGATCGAGGTCGTGATCGAGCCTGCGGCCCTGCCGATCGCCGCCGACCCCGGCGCCCGCGAGGGCACCCCGGCGCTGGAGGAGGCGCGGCCGGTCACGGCCATGCCCGAGCCCACCGTCTAG
- the bshA gene encoding N-acetyl-alpha-D-glucosaminyl L-malate synthase BshA, with amino-acid sequence MRIGLLAYGGLGGSGTVAAELAMRLAARGHTVVLVSSRRPFRLDAASGVRFFPVRAPDHAVLPGSLYGLAAAGALRTAAREHALEVVHTHYAVPHAASARLAELELPVLHTLHGTDVNQLGLDPAFREVTARALARGRVTAVSRSLAEQARVVFGVAAEVVPNFVDAARFRPRPDRKARYVETGEVMIVHASNFRPIKRTPDLVRAFAHLLRLGVRARLVFLGEGPERPEAARVARELGVRERVRFLPPTPHPEEVVGAADLFWLHSQEESFGLAALEALASGVPVVAARVGGLSEVVRHGETGWLVELGDVYGQAGASAELLADPDRLAAMRRAARADARERFDPEAVVDRYLELYRGG; translated from the coding sequence ATGCGCATCGGACTGCTCGCCTACGGCGGCCTCGGCGGCAGCGGCACGGTCGCCGCGGAACTGGCCATGCGCCTGGCCGCGCGCGGGCACACCGTCGTGCTCGTCTCCAGCCGCCGCCCCTTTCGCCTCGACGCGGCCAGCGGCGTGCGCTTCTTCCCGGTGCGCGCCCCGGACCACGCCGTGCTCCCGGGCTCGCTCTACGGTCTGGCCGCCGCCGGGGCGCTGCGCACGGCGGCGCGCGAGCACGCCCTCGAGGTCGTGCACACCCACTACGCCGTCCCCCACGCCGCCAGCGCCCGCCTGGCGGAGCTCGAGCTGCCGGTGCTGCACACGCTGCACGGCACCGACGTGAACCAGCTGGGCCTCGACCCCGCCTTCCGCGAGGTGACCGCTCGGGCGCTGGCCCGCGGACGCGTCACCGCGGTCTCGCGCTCGCTCGCCGAGCAGGCGCGCGTCGTCTTCGGGGTCGCGGCCGAGGTGGTGCCCAACTTCGTCGACGCCGCCCGCTTCCGGCCCCGCCCCGACCGCAAGGCGCGCTACGTGGAGACCGGAGAGGTCATGATCGTGCACGCCTCCAACTTCCGCCCCATCAAGCGCACCCCCGACCTGGTGCGCGCCTTCGCCCACCTGCTGCGGTTGGGGGTGCGGGCGCGGCTGGTCTTCCTCGGCGAGGGGCCCGAGCGGCCGGAGGCCGCCCGGGTGGCGCGCGAGCTGGGGGTGCGCGAGCGGGTCCGCTTCCTGCCGCCCACGCCCCACCCCGAGGAGGTGGTCGGGGCGGCCGACCTGTTCTGGCTGCACTCCCAGGAAGAGTCCTTCGGCCTCGCCGCGCTCGAGGCGCTGGCGTCGGGGGTGCCCGTGGTGGCCGCGCGCGTGGGCGGCCTCAGCGAGGTCGTGCGCCACGGCGAGACCGGCTGGCTCGTCGAGCTGGGCGACGTCTACGGCCAGGCGGGCGCCAGCGCCGAGCTGCTGGCCGACCCCGACCGCCTGGCCGCGATGCGACGGGCGGCGCGCGCTGACGCCCGGGAGCGCTTCGACCCCGAGGCCGTCGTCGACCGCTACCTGGAGCTGTACCGCGGCGGCTAG
- a CDS encoding MgtC/SapB family protein, producing MESSLTGLALATLVGFAVGLERERAKRERETGALGGVRTFALIGLLGGLVGVLGSGALALAGFLVVGALALWSLTRAPGATSEVAALVVYLLGLLAGEGQATAALFGGLVTLGLLTYRERLHRWSAQIGEETLEAAVLLALLWGVVWPLLPEAGYGPGGVLRPREVWLMVLLVAAANFAGFVLTRLWRERGLYAAALAGGLVSSTAVTVSMAARAREHPASWRSWAVAAGLATVLMYLRVLVWVALFAPALLALLAPALALWALVNLVVCLLLARGGGGGGDFELKNPLGLGAALLFGGLYALIKLAAYAAGVWLGAAGVYAVAALSGLQDLDAITLSMARLFSQGGLEAALAVRAVLLATLVNNAVKATLGYLGHPRMGLALALALLPGALAAWAWMAYFA from the coding sequence ATGGAAAGCTCTTTGACGGGGCTGGCCCTGGCCACGCTGGTCGGGTTCGCCGTGGGGCTCGAGCGCGAACGCGCCAAGCGCGAGCGCGAGACCGGCGCGCTGGGCGGGGTGCGCACCTTCGCGCTGATCGGCCTCCTCGGGGGGCTCGTGGGGGTGCTGGGCTCCGGGGCGCTGGCGCTGGCGGGCTTCCTGGTGGTCGGGGCGCTGGCGCTGTGGTCGCTCACCCGCGCTCCCGGAGCCACCAGCGAGGTGGCGGCGCTCGTCGTCTACCTGCTGGGCCTGCTCGCGGGCGAGGGGCAGGCCACCGCGGCGCTCTTCGGGGGGCTGGTGACGCTGGGGCTGCTCACCTACCGCGAGCGGCTGCACCGCTGGTCGGCGCAGATCGGCGAGGAGACGCTGGAAGCCGCGGTGCTGCTGGCGCTCCTGTGGGGGGTGGTCTGGCCGCTTCTGCCCGAGGCCGGCTACGGCCCCGGTGGGGTGCTGCGGCCGCGCGAGGTGTGGCTGATGGTGCTGCTCGTCGCCGCGGCGAACTTCGCGGGCTTCGTGCTCACACGCCTGTGGCGCGAGCGCGGCCTCTACGCCGCGGCCCTCGCCGGGGGGCTGGTCTCCTCGACCGCGGTGACCGTCTCCATGGCGGCCCGGGCGCGCGAGCACCCGGCGTCCTGGCGCAGCTGGGCCGTCGCGGCGGGGCTGGCAACGGTGCTGATGTACCTGCGCGTGCTCGTCTGGGTGGCGCTGTTCGCCCCGGCGCTGCTCGCACTGCTGGCGCCGGCGCTGGCGCTGTGGGCGCTGGTGAACCTGGTCGTCTGCCTGCTGCTGGCGCGCGGCGGCGGGGGCGGCGGGGACTTCGAACTGAAGAACCCGCTGGGTTTGGGGGCGGCGCTGCTCTTTGGGGGGCTTTACGCCCTGATCAAGCTCGCGGCCTACGCCGCCGGGGTCTGGCTGGGCGCCGCCGGGGTCTACGCGGTGGCCGCGCTCTCGGGGTTGCAGGACCTGGACGCGATCACCCTCAGCATGGCGCGCCTCTTCAGCCAGGGCGGGCTCGAGGCGGCGCTGGCGGTGCGGGCGGTCCTGCTCGCCACCCTGGTCAACAACGCCGTGAAGGCGACGCTGGGCTACCTGGGGCACCCGCGGATGGGGCTGGCGCTGGCGCTGGCGCTCCTCCCCGGCGCCCTCGCCGCCTGGGCGTGGATGGCCTACTTCGCCTGA
- a CDS encoding pyridoxal phosphate-dependent aminotransferase, translating to MKAFKPRLLALPDYPYTARQALIKLDQNESPYGLPPELKAELAARLEALPLNRYPEMHAESLAERIADFEGWPETGVVVGPGSNTIITALVAAAQRVLDVQPSFALYQHAAELLGVPYRAVPLEEGFQLPLEALLAALAEEESPGVFFLPNPHTPTGHFFMQERVQILCEAAAQHDWLMVIDEAYYQFAPADLKRQALGQPHLGVLRTFSKAWGLAGARAGYLLASEEAARVVRHLLPPFGIPAPTALAVELALEHPGYVTEAVEKVRRERERVYLELKAHPTWTAYPSHTNFLLVRTPDAQAAYEGLLKRGILVRRQDHVPGLEGAIRVTIGTPVENDAFLQAAFELAKEEKEIADAASED from the coding sequence GTGAAGGCCTTCAAGCCCCGCCTGCTCGCCCTGCCCGACTACCCCTACACCGCCCGGCAGGCCCTGATCAAGCTGGACCAGAACGAGAGTCCCTACGGCCTGCCGCCCGAGCTGAAGGCCGAGCTGGCGGCGCGGCTCGAGGCCCTGCCCCTGAACCGCTACCCGGAGATGCACGCCGAGAGCCTGGCCGAGCGCATCGCCGACTTCGAGGGCTGGCCCGAGACCGGGGTGGTGGTGGGGCCCGGCTCCAACACGATCATCACCGCCCTCGTCGCCGCCGCCCAGCGCGTCCTGGACGTACAACCCTCGTTCGCCCTCTACCAGCACGCCGCCGAGCTGCTCGGCGTCCCCTACCGCGCCGTCCCCCTCGAGGAGGGGTTCCAGCTGCCCCTCGAGGCGTTGCTCGCGGCCCTGGCCGAAGAGGAGTCCCCGGGGGTCTTCTTCCTTCCCAACCCCCACACCCCCACCGGGCACTTCTTCATGCAGGAGCGGGTCCAGATTCTTTGCGAGGCCGCGGCGCAGCACGATTGGCTGATGGTCATCGACGAGGCCTACTACCAGTTCGCCCCCGCCGACCTCAAGCGGCAGGCCCTGGGCCAGCCGCACCTGGGGGTGCTGCGCACCTTCTCCAAGGCGTGGGGGCTGGCCGGTGCACGCGCGGGTTACCTGCTCGCCTCCGAGGAGGCGGCCCGGGTGGTGCGCCACCTGCTGCCGCCCTTCGGCATCCCCGCCCCCACCGCGCTCGCCGTCGAGCTGGCCCTGGAGCACCCGGGCTACGTGACCGAGGCCGTGGAGAAGGTGCGGCGCGAACGCGAGCGCGTCTACCTGGAGCTGAAGGCCCACCCCACCTGGACGGCCTACCCCAGCCACACCAACTTCCTGCTGGTGCGCACCCCCGACGCCCAGGCCGCCTACGAGGGGCTGCTGAAGCGCGGCATCCTGGTGCGGCGTCAGGATCATGTTCCCGGTCTCGAAGGGGCGATCCGGGTGACGATCGGCACCCCCGTCGAGAACGACGCCTTCCTGCAGGCGGCCTTCGAACTGGCCAAGGAGGAGAAGGAGATCGCGGATGCGGCAAGCGAAGATTGA
- the hisB gene encoding imidazoleglycerol-phosphate dehydratase HisB, protein MRQAKIERITRETEVRLTLDLDGPTGGKIASGLPFLDHMLEQLVRHGRFRLDLDARGDLEVDVHHLVEDVGIALGMALERALGDRVGLERYASAFAPMDETLVHVVLDFSGRPYLAFAPESLDVVGEAGGVNVYHLREFLRGLVNHAGLTLHLRVLAGREAHHVIEAAFKALARALFAATRVTRDDLPSSKGVL, encoded by the coding sequence ATGCGGCAAGCGAAGATTGAGCGGATCACGCGCGAGACCGAGGTGCGGCTGACCCTGGACCTCGACGGGCCCACGGGCGGGAAGATCGCCAGCGGCCTGCCCTTCCTCGACCACATGCTCGAGCAGCTGGTGCGTCACGGACGTTTCCGGCTCGACCTCGACGCCCGCGGCGACCTCGAGGTGGACGTGCACCACCTCGTCGAGGACGTCGGTATCGCCCTCGGCATGGCCCTGGAACGCGCTCTCGGCGACCGCGTCGGCCTCGAGCGCTACGCCAGCGCCTTCGCCCCCATGGACGAGACGCTGGTGCACGTCGTCCTCGACTTCTCGGGCCGCCCCTACCTGGCCTTTGCGCCCGAGTCGCTCGACGTCGTGGGCGAGGCCGGCGGGGTCAACGTCTACCACCTGCGCGAGTTCCTCCGCGGGCTGGTCAACCACGCGGGGCTGACGCTGCACCTGCGGGTCCTGGCCGGCCGCGAGGCCCACCACGTCATCGAGGCGGCCTTCAAGGCGCTGGCCCGGGCCCTCTTCGCCGCCACCCGCGTGACCCGCGACGACCTGCCCAGCAGCAAGGGCGTGCTCTAG
- the hisH gene encoding imidazole glycerol phosphate synthase subunit HisH — protein MRTLVIDYGSGNLRSAAKALEAAGYDVRVDDDPRAAATAELLVLPGQGHFAQVAGNFRASGFEAAVREHLAAGRPFLGICVGLQLLFEGSEEAPGVPGLGLVPGTVRRFRARKVPQMGWNTLEVDAGPFADFDGRHFYFVHSYYAPLTEGSVGVTRYEGTPFTALYLKGNVVAPQFHPEKSSRAGLAFLRTLKRYFEEAASSRSSGFTR, from the coding sequence ATGCGTACCCTGGTCATCGACTACGGCTCCGGAAACCTACGCAGCGCCGCCAAGGCGCTGGAGGCTGCGGGTTACGACGTTCGCGTCGACGACGACCCCCGCGCCGCCGCCACCGCCGAGCTGCTGGTGCTGCCGGGGCAGGGGCACTTCGCCCAGGTCGCCGGCAACTTCCGCGCCTCGGGTTTCGAGGCGGCGGTGCGCGAGCACCTCGCCGCCGGCCGGCCCTTCCTGGGCATCTGCGTGGGGTTGCAGCTCCTCTTCGAGGGGTCCGAGGAGGCCCCGGGCGTTCCCGGGCTCGGCCTCGTTCCCGGCACGGTGCGCCGCTTCCGCGCGCGCAAGGTGCCCCAGATGGGCTGGAACACGCTCGAGGTGGACGCGGGGCCCTTCGCGGACTTCGACGGCCGCCACTTCTACTTCGTTCACTCCTACTACGCGCCGCTCACCGAGGGCAGCGTCGGGGTCACCCGTTACGAGGGGACGCCCTTCACCGCGCTCTACCTGAAGGGGAACGTGGTGGCGCCGCAGTTCCACCCCGAAAAGAGCAGCCGCGCGGGGCTGGCCTTCCTGCGCACGCTGAAGCGTTACTTCGAAGAAGCCGCGAGCTCCAGGTCCTCGGGTTTCACCAGGTAG